AATTCATTGCGTTTACGCTGTCATTACATTCTCGTGAAGGAGTACAACTATGCAGGACATCCAGATCTTACCTGTGGATGAGACCAAACAACCGGTTCAGGATGAATCCAAGTTGGTTTTCGGCAAACAATTCACCAACCGTATGTTTGTCATGGAATATAAAACCGGCCAAGGGTGGCACTCGCCACGCATTCAACAATACGGCCCGTTCAGTCTCGATCCGGCCGCGCTGGTCTTACATTATGCCCAGGAGATTTTTGAAGGCCTCAAAGCCTTTCGTCGTGAAGACGGCGAGATCGCGCTGTTCCGGCCCCGCGACAACTTTGAGCGGTTCAATCTCAGTGCCCGACGCATGTGCATGCCGGAACTGGATGTCGACCTGTGTCTGAAAGCATTGCGCGAACTGCTTAAACTTGAACAGCACTGGGTTCCTAAAACAGAAGGCACCAGCCTGTACATCCGCCCAACCATGATCGCCACCGAACCGGTTCTCGGCGTCAAGCCGGCGGACGAGTATCTATTTTACATCATCCTGTCTCCGGTCGCCGCCTACTACAAAGGGGGACTGAAGCCGGTCAAGATCTGGGTTTCCGATGAATATGTTCGTGTTCCCAGCGGCGGCACCGGCGAAGCCAAAACCGGCGGCAACTACGCCTCCAGCCTCTACGCCTCTGCCCTGGCTGCCGAAAAAGGCTACGACCAAGTGTTATGGCTGGACAGTGTTGAACGCAAATATGTTGAAGAGGTCGGCAGCATGAACATCTGCTTCCTCTATGACGGAAAAATCGTCACCTCACCACTGAGTGGCTCCATTCTCAACGGCATCACCCGCCGTTCGATCCTGACCCTGGTCAAAGAGATGGGCTATGAAGTGGAAGAGCGCGCCCTGACCATTGACGAAATCCTCGAAGGTGCTGCCAATGGTCGCCTTACCGAAGCCTTTGGCACCGGCACCGCCGCCGTGGTTTCCCCGGTCGGTCATTTCACGTACCGAGACCGCGAAGTCGATCTCGGCAACGGTGAAGCCGGCGAACTGACCATGAAACTGTACGACACCCTGACCGGCATTCAATACGGTCGCTGTGAAGACAAATACAACTGGGTTGAAACCCTGTAAACGACGCCCGTTTAACAACAACGCCCCGGCCGTTGGGCCGGGGCGTTGTTGTATACACCCCATTGAGTACACAGAAAAACACACAAAAACTCACCACGACTCGTAACACAGTTCACACCCCCCCCTAACACAACACAATTTCTTCCTTTATTTAATCGCTTACAAGCAAAACAAAAAGACAAACCATATAGGCATATTTTTTGCTTATAAGTTCCAACGGTCAAAGAAATTATGCGATTGGAGGATAAGCCCAATGTGTCGAATTGGAGCAATTAAAAGCAAAAACTATATCCACCCGAGTAAAGCCCTGCAGCTGATGCAATCCCAGCAAAAAGGACATGATAACTCGGGATTTGCCATGGTCATGCAGGACTTGGGTGGTATTTTTGAAGGCTACAAGCATCTGCCCACCCTGTCCATGGCCTGTACCGATGAAGGCCTGAACCTGGCGGAAAACATTTTGCACGAAGCCGGCTTTCGCCGCGTGTTGCAATGGGTGCCGGACACGTTTCCCAGTGACGAGCTCGACATCAATGCCATGCCCAACTATGTATTTGAGACGTTCAGCTTTCCGAAAAGCTACAAGCACGCTACCCAGGAGGAAAAAGAGGAGCTGCTCCTCGATATGCGCTTGAAGATGCGCGCCGCCCTGGAGCCGGATGAGCAGGGTTTTGTTTACTCTTTTTGGCCGGATGTCGTCACCCTCAAGGAGATCGGTGACCCCCGCGACATCGGCACCTTCTTCAATCTGTGGCAGGAAGACGAAAACTTTACCGCCAAGGTGATTACCGCTCAATGTCGTCAGAACACCAATTACGACATCGTCCGTTACGCTGCCCATCCGTTCTTCCTTCAGGGATACACGGGACTGGCCAACGGCGAAAATACCTTTTATCAGAAAAACAAGGAGATGCAGGCCAAGCTGCATCGCGGCTACATCGGCTTTGAATCGGATTCACAGTGCTTCCTCTACAGCCTGCACTATATTCATCGGCAACTGAAATGGCCGTTGCAATATTTCAAGCACGTCATCACACCGTTGCCGTTCGACGAACTGCAAAGTCGCGATGATGCCGAGCAGCTGCGCTCTATCCGCCAGTCTCTGGCCCACCTGGAGATTAACGGCCCGAACACCATTATCGGGGTACTGCCGGACAACACGCTGTTCACCTGCTGCGACGCCAAGAAACTGCGTCCGGTTGTTCTGGGTCGCACCGAGGACACCATCGCCATTGCCTCTGAGGTGTGCGGCATCAACGAGATCCTGCCGGAGCGCGAGTGGTCAACCGATATTTACCCCAATGAACGTGAAATCGTCGTGATCAACGATGAGCTGGAGGTTGCACGATGGAAACAGTAAAAATACAGGACATCACCCCCAATGACCTGCCGTGGAAAATTCGCTACGACGCCAGCCGCTGCACCCTGTGCGGTTCCTGCGTTGCCGCCTGTTCGTTCCGCGCCATCGAGCCGAAAATTGAGCGCCGTCGCATGGTGTTCTCTGAAGGCGATCTTCCCGATCCGCGTGCCCGCTTTTCCGCGGTACCGGTGATCCAACAGGTCAACTCGCTGAAAAACTACTGCCGCGGCTGCGGCATCTGTGAAAAAGTGTGCCCTAACGACGCCATCGGTCCGGTGCGCAACCCGGATACCCGCCACCCCATCGTCACCCGCTGCAGCGGTGGCGACTCCATCAAGCGTGGCGGCCGTAAAAACCTGACCGGCAGTACCCGCACCCTTGACCAGCTGCGTGTCGGCCGCATTTCACAAATGACCGACCCGAGTCTCGACGCCCAGCGTCACACCTTTGATATGCTGGCGCCGTTCGGCCGCATTCTGCCGGCGGAAGAACTGTCCATGACGTTGGACAGCAACGGCAAACTGGTCAACAATGCTCAGACCCCGCCGGTCAACTGGATCTATCCCGTCATTATCGGTGACATGTCCATCGGCGCCCTGTCCTGGCGGATGTGGGAAGGCGTGGCCATGGCCGTCGCCTATCTCAACGAAGAATGCGGTCTGCCGGTGCGCATGTGCTCCGGCGAGGGTGGCGTCCCGGTTCGTCTGCTCAAAAGCAAGTACCTCAAATATCTGATTCTGCAGATCGCCTCCGGCCACTTCGGCTGGAACCGTATTATCAAAGCCATGCCGCACATGGTGGAAGACCCGGCCGGTGTTCTGATCAAGATCGGCCAGGGCGCCAAGCCCGGTGACGGCGGCCTGCTCCAGGCGCAAAAAGTGGCCGAACACATCATGGCCATTCGCGGCGTCCCCAAAGCGGACCTGCTCAGCCCACCGAACCATCAAGGCCTCTACTCCATTGAGGAGAGCGTGCAGAAGATGTTCCTGTCGTTCAACGCGGCCTTCAAATTCCGCGTACCGGTGTCCATCAAGGTGGCGGCGTCGGCAACCAGCGTCTCGGTGTTCAACAATCTGGTCCGCGACCCGTACAACATCGTCGGCGGCTTCTTCCTCGACGGCATTGATGGCGGTACCGCGGCAGCTCATGAGGTCTCTCTCGACCACACCGGCCACCCGATCGTCAGCAAACTGCGCGATTGCTACCTGGCTGCAGTCACCCAGGGCCGTCAGGGGCAGATTCCCCTGTGGGCGGCCGGTGGACTCGGCAAAACAGGTGATCTGGCCGCAGACGCCTTCAAGATGATGTGCCTCGGCGCCAACGGTGTCTTCACCGGCAAACTGATCCTGCAGATGGCCGGCTGTGTCGGCAACGACATGGGACGCTGCAACGCCTGCAATACCGGCCTGTGCCCGGCAGGGATCACCTCACAAATCCCGGCTCTGGCCCACCGCCTTGACCCGGAAAAGGTTGCCGAAAACATCGTCAACTACTTCCTGGCCATGGACCAGGAGCTCAAGAAGCTCATGGCTCCTATCGGCAACTCCTCGCTGCCCATCGGTCGCTCCGATGCTCTGGTCGCCATGGACAAAGCCGTTGCCGATCGCCTGCAAATTCAGTACGTGTGTTAAGGAGGACCTCAATGGCTGCACAAATCAATGGATTCGATGCCAACAACCGGCGTCTGTCCACACAAATATTACTGCAAAAAATCTATACGGCTCTGGAAGAGGGCGAAACCCAGTTCGAGGTTCTCTCCTCCGGTCACCACAACATCGGTGGTCCACTGTGGACTGAAGACGGTACGCCGCTGAAGTTTCGGGTCAAAAACCCCGGCCAGCGCGTCGGCTCTTTCGGTCTCGACGGCACCGACATCATTGTCGACGGCTCGGCTCCGGCAGATGCCGGCTGGCTGAACGCCGGCGCCACGCTGACCATTCTCGGCGACAGCGGCGACACCACGGCCCACTGCGCGGCTAGTGGTAAAATCTATGTCGCCGGCCAGGTGGGTACGCGTAGCGGCTCGTTGATGAAACACGACCCGGCCTTTGACGCTCCGGAGCTGTGGGTTCTGAAAAGAACCGGCTCATTTTCCTTTGAATTTATGGGTGGCGGTATCGGCGTTATCTGCGGTGTGGACTGCGAAAACGAGGACTCCATCCTCGGTGATCGCGGCTGCGCCGGTATGGTCGGCGGCACGCTGTATATTCGCGGTCCGGTGACCGGACTGTCCGATGATGTCTGGCTGCTGGAACTCGATGAAGCGGATCAACAATTTTTGCGCGAGGGGTTGCCGGAATTTCTTGAGCGCATCGAGCGCCAGGACCTCACCGCCACCCTGACCGATATGCGCCAGTGGAAAAAAATTGTTGCCAAGACGTACGAGGAACGTAACGCCAAAGGACGCATCTCCCTCAATGAATTCCGTCTCGGCAAATGGGTCGAAGGGGGTATTTTCGGCGACATCGTTGACGACGATTACAGCCACGTTGCCGGATTGGTCAACACCGGTGAAGACCGCCTGAAGGTTCCGCACTGGATGGAA
This region of uncultured Desulfuromonas sp. genomic DNA includes:
- a CDS encoding branched-chain amino acid aminotransferase; the encoded protein is MQDIQILPVDETKQPVQDESKLVFGKQFTNRMFVMEYKTGQGWHSPRIQQYGPFSLDPAALVLHYAQEIFEGLKAFRREDGEIALFRPRDNFERFNLSARRMCMPELDVDLCLKALRELLKLEQHWVPKTEGTSLYIRPTMIATEPVLGVKPADEYLFYIILSPVAAYYKGGLKPVKIWVSDEYVRVPSGGTGEAKTGGNYASSLYASALAAEKGYDQVLWLDSVERKYVEEVGSMNICFLYDGKIVTSPLSGSILNGITRRSILTLVKEMGYEVEERALTIDEILEGAANGRLTEAFGTGTAAVVSPVGHFTYRDREVDLGNGEAGELTMKLYDTLTGIQYGRCEDKYNWVETL
- a CDS encoding glutamine amidotransferase family protein, yielding MCRIGAIKSKNYIHPSKALQLMQSQQKGHDNSGFAMVMQDLGGIFEGYKHLPTLSMACTDEGLNLAENILHEAGFRRVLQWVPDTFPSDELDINAMPNYVFETFSFPKSYKHATQEEKEELLLDMRLKMRAALEPDEQGFVYSFWPDVVTLKEIGDPRDIGTFFNLWQEDENFTAKVITAQCRQNTNYDIVRYAAHPFFLQGYTGLANGENTFYQKNKEMQAKLHRGYIGFESDSQCFLYSLHYIHRQLKWPLQYFKHVITPLPFDELQSRDDAEQLRSIRQSLAHLEINGPNTIIGVLPDNTLFTCCDAKKLRPVVLGRTEDTIAIASEVCGINEILPEREWSTDIYPNEREIVVINDELEVARWKQ
- a CDS encoding glutamate synthase-related protein, producing METVKIQDITPNDLPWKIRYDASRCTLCGSCVAACSFRAIEPKIERRRMVFSEGDLPDPRARFSAVPVIQQVNSLKNYCRGCGICEKVCPNDAIGPVRNPDTRHPIVTRCSGGDSIKRGGRKNLTGSTRTLDQLRVGRISQMTDPSLDAQRHTFDMLAPFGRILPAEELSMTLDSNGKLVNNAQTPPVNWIYPVIIGDMSIGALSWRMWEGVAMAVAYLNEECGLPVRMCSGEGGVPVRLLKSKYLKYLILQIASGHFGWNRIIKAMPHMVEDPAGVLIKIGQGAKPGDGGLLQAQKVAEHIMAIRGVPKADLLSPPNHQGLYSIEESVQKMFLSFNAAFKFRVPVSIKVAASATSVSVFNNLVRDPYNIVGGFFLDGIDGGTAAAHEVSLDHTGHPIVSKLRDCYLAAVTQGRQGQIPLWAAGGLGKTGDLAADAFKMMCLGANGVFTGKLILQMAGCVGNDMGRCNACNTGLCPAGITSQIPALAHRLDPEKVAENIVNYFLAMDQELKKLMAPIGNSSLPIGRSDALVAMDKAVADRLQIQYVC